A region from the Cryptosporangium minutisporangium genome encodes:
- a CDS encoding WhiB family transcriptional regulator, with translation MADVRRLPGPTTELWDWQLHGSCRGLDSALFFHPDNERGPSRARRESAAKAICAACPVVEPCRQHALAVREPYGVWGGLSEAERNQLLGTGRGDALQPPVEEHAPQVAQAV, from the coding sequence ATGGCTGACGTCCGCCGCCTACCCGGGCCGACCACCGAGCTATGGGACTGGCAGCTCCATGGCTCGTGTCGCGGGCTGGACAGCGCACTGTTTTTCCACCCCGACAACGAGCGCGGCCCCTCCCGAGCGCGGCGCGAGTCGGCGGCGAAAGCGATCTGTGCGGCGTGCCCGGTCGTGGAGCCGTGCCGCCAGCACGCGCTGGCGGTGCGGGAGCCGTACGGGGTCTGGGGTGGGCTCAGCGAGGCCGAGCGGAACCAGCTGCTGGGGACCGGACGTGGCGACGCCTTGCAGCCACCGGTCGAGGAGCACGCTCCGCAGGTGGCGCAGGCGGTCTGA